The following nucleotide sequence is from Cellvibrio sp. PSBB006.
GCAGCATCCACGTTTGCTGACCTTATATGCACGTTTTTCCAATGCGACCAAGGTTCATGCGGGAGAATACTTTCTGCCTCACGGCGTTACGCCACAACAATTGCTGGAGAAGCTGCGTAAAGGTGAAGTGGTTTTATACCAGGTAACGCTTGTAGAGGGATGGACATTTCGGCAAGCCTTAGCGTTGCTTCATTCAAAGGACACCGTCAAACCTTTGCTACAGGACAAGACGGAAGCGGAGCAGTTGGCGCTGCTGGAGTTACCGATCGACCATCCCGAAGGCTGGTTTTTTCCTGATACATACCTATATCCTCGCGATGCCACGGACGTAGAAATTATGCGTAGGGCATATTTGCAAATGCAACAATTGCTGCAAGAACTGTGGGAGGCTCGGGCCGATAATCTGCCCTACAAAAGTCCATACGAAGCATTGATCATGGCATCGATCGTAGAGCGGGAAACAGGTGCGGAGTGGGAGCGTGATCAGATCGCGGGTGTCTTCGTCCGCCGCTTACAGAAAGGGATGCGTCTGCAAACAGATCCCACTGTGATCTATGGAATGGGTGAGGCGTATAAAGGCAAGATAACGCGAAAAAATCTACAGCAGGCTACGCCCTATAACACATACGTGATCAAAGGCTTGCCTCCCACGCCTATTTCCTTGCCCGGTCGTGCAGCACTTCAGGCGACCTTGAACCCGGCGGATGGCAACGCGCTTTATTTTGTCGCTAAAGGAGACGGTACCACACACTTTTCTGCAACCTTGGCGGAGCACAATCGGGCGGTGCGACGTTATCAATTAAATCGCCGCTCAGATTATCGCTCCACTGTAAATCCAGGCCAATCGGCGGAGGAGTTGGTTAATCCGTGACCACGTCGGCTGCGGTAGGAAAAGCCAGGGCGAGTCGTTACAATGCTTTCTTTTGCCGACCATGACTGGCGGCTTATCATCGACTGACACAGTGACTAACCGGACGTTATCCCGTATGACTGAACATCCAGCTTCCAATACGACATCCAACAACGCTGATGCAAAAACAGCTGCCAAGCCTGCGCATTTTATTCAACAAATCATCCGCAAAGATTTGGAAGATGGTATGCACCAAACAATCGTCACGCGTTTTCCTCCGGAACCCAATGGTTATTTGCATATTGGGCATGCGAAATCCATTTGCTTGAACTTCGGTGTGGCCGATGAGTTTGGTGGTGTATGTAATTTACGCTTTGATGACACCAATCCGGAAAAAGAGAGCGAAGAGTTTGTTAACTCTATCAAGCGTGACGTTGCCTGGTTGGGTTTTCAATGGGATGGCGAGGTTCGTTATACCTCGGATTATTTCGATCAGCTACATGCATGGGCGATTCATTTAATTGAACACGGCTTGGCTTACGTGTGTCACTTGTCGCCTGACGAAGCACGTGCGTATCGCGGTACCCTGACCGAGCCGGGAAAAAATAGCCCCTACCGCGATCGTAGTGTGGTTGAGAATCTTGAGTTATTTGAACAAATGCGTCTGGGTAAGTTCGCTGAAGGTAGTTGCTCATTGCGGGCAAAGATAGATATGGCTGCGCCGAATATGAATTTGCGCGATCCGATTATCTACCGTATCAAAAAAGCACATCATCACCAAACGGGTGATAAATGGTGTATTTATCCCTCGTACGATTTTGCACACGGGCAAAGTGATGCGATTGAAGGTATTACACATTCAATTTGTACACTGGAGTTTGAAGACCATCGCCCCTTGTACGATTGGTTCATTGAAAACTTACCGGTGCCGGCGAAACCTCGCCAGTATGAATTCGCGCGGTTAAACATCAATTACACGGTGACCAGTAAGCGTAAGCTGAAACAGTTGGTTGATGAGAAACACGTTGATGCCTGGGATGACCCGCGCATGCCGACTATCTCGGGTATGCGGCGTCGCGGTTATACGCCGGCAGCTTTGCGCAATTTTTGCGAACGCATTGGTGTTACGCGCTCCGACAGCATGGTGGATGTCAGCATGTTGGAATTCTCGGTGCGTGATGATTTGGATAAAAATGCTCCGCGAGCCATGTGCGTGCTGCGCCCCTTGAAAGTTACGCTGACAAATTACCCGGAAGAAAAGACGGAAGAAATGGTTGCCTCATGCCATCCCAATCGTGACGACCTGGGTGAACGCTTATTGCCCTTTACGCGCACCTTGTATATCGAGCAGGATGACTTCCGTGAAGAAGCTAATAAAAAATACAAACGCCTGGTGTTGGGTAAACGGGTGCGTTTACGCAATGCGTATGTGATTGAGGCGGATCTGGCGATTCGGGACGAACAGGGCAATATCACCGAAATTGTTGCGCATATCATTGAGGACTCTTTGGGTAAAGATCCTGCTGATGGCATTAAACCCAAGGGGGTTATTCATTGGGTATCTGCAACTCGTAATCTGAATTGTGAGGTGCGGTTATATGATCGTCTGTTTACTGACGAGGCGCCGGATGCGGGCGGGAAAAATTTTCTCGATTCTATTAACCCCAACAGTCTCGAAATACTGCATAACTGCAAGGCAGAGATCAGTTTGGCGAAAGCAACGCTAGAGGATCATTTTCAATTCGAGCGCGAGGGGTATTTTTGTCTGGACAGTAAATACCACTCACCGGACAAGCCGGTATTTAATCGCACAATCGGCCTGCGGGACAGCTGGGCGAAGATGGATGATCAGGAATAATTTTTGATTTTATATGCTGCGGAATAGACCATGACGCTACACCTTTACAACACATTGACTCGCCAAAAAGAAGCGTTTAAGCCGATCAAACCCGGCAAGATTTCCATGTATGTCTGTGGTGTTACCGTCTACGATTTCTGTCACGTTGGCCATGCCCGCGTATTGGTGACCTTTGATGTTGTGACACGGTTTTTGCGGTCTCAGGGCTGGGATGTAACCTACGTGCGTAACATTACCGATATCGACGATAAAATCATCAGACGTGCTCAGGAAAACGGTGAGGCTTACACTGACCTTACCTCACGCTTTATCGATTATATGCACGAAGATGAAGCCCGTTTGGGTATTCTTCCTCCGGACATCGAGCCGCGTGCGACCGCCTATATCGATGAAATTATCGCTATGGTCAACACCTTGGTTGAAAAGCAATTTGCTTATGCTGCACCAAACGGTGATGTTTACTATCGGGTTAAACATTTTGCTGAATATGGTAAATTAAGCAATAAGAATCCTGATGAGCTGTTAGCCGGCGCGCGTATTGAAGTGGATGAGGTGAAAGAAGATCCGCGGGATTTTGCATTGTGGAAAGCGGTAAAGCCTGGGGAGGCTGCATGGGCGTCACCCTGGGGGCAGGGGCGTCCCGGTTGGCATATTGAATGTTCCGCCATGAGCAAAGACTGCTGCGGTGTTACGTTTGATATCCATGGCGGTGGTCCCGACCTTCCTTTTCCTCACCACGAGAATGAAATTGCCCAAAGCGAAGCTGCCAATGGTTGTAAGTACGTAAACTATTGGATGCACGCTGGTGCGGTGCGTGTTGATGGTGAGAAGATGTCCAAGTCTCTGGGCAATTTTTTCACCATTCGCGATGTGCTGGAAAAGTACCATCCTGAGGTTGTGCGTTTTTTACTGATCAGCAGCCACTACCGTAGCCCGATTAATTATGCGGAAGATAACCTGATTGAGGCCCGTTCTGGACTTGAGCGTTTTTACAGTGCTTTGCGCGATTATGCTGATGTTGCGGCGGCACCCCTGGTGGATATAGAACAGAGTTCTTACTATCAGGCTTTCGTTGCTTCCATGAATGATGACTTTAATACCCGATTGGCACTGGCCGGTATGTACGATCTGGTGCGCGACCTGAATAATGCAAAATCCAACCCCGCACAGGCACGACAGCTCGCTGCACAGTTAAAGGCTATGGGGAATGTCTTGGGCATTTTGCAAGATAATCCCGCACAGTTCCTTCAATCAGCTGGCCATGATGCGATTTCGGCGGAGGCTGTTGAACAATTGGTTGCCGAGCGTATCGAAGCTAAACGCAACAAAAATTACGCGCGCGCTGACGAGATTCGCAAGAGTTTGCTGGAGCAAGGTGTAGTGCTTGAGGATTCCCGCGATGGGGGCACGCAGTGGCGCCGCGAGTAGTGCTTTCGGCTATCCGGGGTTTGTTAGTGGATTGTCAGCACGGAGTTGTAACAACGTTATTGGCAAACGAACAATCCTGCGGAGGTGCTTATCATGACTCGGCACATCAGTAAATGTCTGTGTGCAGTTAGTATTCTTTTATCTTTTCTCATTACAGGTTTTTCTATGAGTGCAGTTGCTGATGAAGTCTGGATTGATGTTCGCACCCCCGAGGAACACGCTGCAGGCCATGTGGATGGAACATTACTGATGCCCCATGACCAGATTGCTGCGCTCATCAGTGAACAGGTTCCTGATAAAAACGCGGACATTCAATTGTATTGTCGTAGCGGTCGCCGGGCCGATGTTGCGCGCGATATATTGCTGCAAATGGGTTATACCCGCGTAACTAATCATGGCTCCCTCGAAAATGCCTTGGCGATAACACAACAGCAGAAAAGTGACGATTAAGGATCGATAGCGTCAGGCAAGAATCTTTAAACTGCGCTAGTCGGATAAGTGGTATGTCTTTGCGAAAATATTTCAAGAGTCGCGGCTTGGCAATCAACATGATCGCATGCGCCGCTTTTTTAGCCCTGGCGGTTTATGGCTGGGGACTGCCTGTAGCAGATTTGCTGCGTTATTTCTGGATACTGGTGGCTTGCTTGATGATTGTGGTCGGGCTGGCTGTGCTTGCGGGTTTTATATTGCGCAAAATCAGTCACCGTCATGATGATCAGTGATCAGTGATCACGATAACCGTTTAACCTTGAGCCATGCAATCATCTTGTCGGTCAGCTGTGCTGTTTCAAAACGGTAACTCCCGATTTCAAAACCGATCTCCGCATCAGGAATATTTTCCAGGTATTCCATAGCCAGTCCATTAAGCGTTTTGGGCCCATCAAGAGGAAGTTCCCAGTCCAGTGTTTTGTTGATGTCACGTACAAACGTGCCGCCATCAATCAAAAACCAGTTATCTTCCTGTGGCACGATATCTCTGGATTCTTCTTCAGCACTGTTGGTCGTAAATTCCCCGACAATCTCTTCTAATAGATCTTCCAGCGTAACAATGCCCTGTACTTCGCCGTATTCATCGACCACCAATGCCATGCGGCATTTCTGCTGTTGGAAGTTCAGTAACTGCGTATTCAGTTTGGTGGACTCGGGAACGAAGTAAGGCTCACTCGCAAAACGACGAATCGCCTCGTGTGTCACGGTGCTGTCATCGCCCTGAATAAAACGCGCCGCATTGCGCAGGTGCAATATACCAACGACTTTGTTGATGTCGCCTTCATAAACGGGCAGGCGAGTATATTCGCTGGTGCGGATGCGTTGTAAAAGCTCGGGAACATCCAGCTCCAGATCAAGACCTTCAACCTCGTTGCGTGGAATCATAATGTCTTCCACGGTAGATTTTTCCAGATCAAGCACATTCAACAACATGCCCTGATGTTGGTCGGGTAATAGATCGCCTGCTTCGTCAACGACAGTGCGAAGCTCCTCTGGGTCAAGATGTTCAATGTGTTTGTGGGTTTTAGCATCAATGCCAAACAATCGCACCACTGCATTGGATAATAAATTAACCGCCAGTACAGCAGGATGAAGTAAGTAGGACAGGGGACGAAGGAACCAACTGGAGACAAAGGAAATTCGTTCGGGATAGAGCGCAGCAATGGTCTTTGGCGTGACTTCGGAAAATACCAGCATCACAAAAGTAAGAATGATACTGGCAATGTAGGGGCCGGCATCACCATAAAGCCGGATAGCAATGACGGCTGAAATAGTCACTGCAATATTATTGACGAGGTTATTGCCAATCAGGATCAATCCAATCAAACGATCCGGGCGATGTAATAATTTAGCCACCCGCAGCGCAGCGCGGTCACCTTTTTTAGTGAGGTGTTTCAACCGATAACGATTGATTGACATCATGCCGGTCTCGGAACCGGAGAAAAAGGCTGACAGGATTAGCATGCCGAACAGCAAGGCAAACAGAAATTCTAGCGAAACGTCGTCCAAAGCGATGGAGCCTGTATTGCGAAATGGCTGGGTATCTTGACGAAGTTTTTGGGGTTAA
It contains:
- the mltG gene encoding endolytic transglycosylase MltG; this encodes MRKMLKKIMRLLRVLMVLTVLVGVSTWLYVQHWLTTPLALPQAGYTYQLQSGRVLGHLAHDLAQQGFLQHPRLLTLYARFSNATKVHAGEYFLPHGVTPQQLLEKLRKGEVVLYQVTLVEGWTFRQALALLHSKDTVKPLLQDKTEAEQLALLELPIDHPEGWFFPDTYLYPRDATDVEIMRRAYLQMQQLLQELWEARADNLPYKSPYEALIMASIVERETGAEWERDQIAGVFVRRLQKGMRLQTDPTVIYGMGEAYKGKITRKNLQQATPYNTYVIKGLPPTPISLPGRAALQATLNPADGNALYFVAKGDGTTHFSATLAEHNRAVRRYQLNRRSDYRSTVNPGQSAEELVNP
- a CDS encoding glutamine--tRNA ligase/YqeY domain fusion protein encodes the protein MTEHPASNTTSNNADAKTAAKPAHFIQQIIRKDLEDGMHQTIVTRFPPEPNGYLHIGHAKSICLNFGVADEFGGVCNLRFDDTNPEKESEEFVNSIKRDVAWLGFQWDGEVRYTSDYFDQLHAWAIHLIEHGLAYVCHLSPDEARAYRGTLTEPGKNSPYRDRSVVENLELFEQMRLGKFAEGSCSLRAKIDMAAPNMNLRDPIIYRIKKAHHHQTGDKWCIYPSYDFAHGQSDAIEGITHSICTLEFEDHRPLYDWFIENLPVPAKPRQYEFARLNINYTVTSKRKLKQLVDEKHVDAWDDPRMPTISGMRRRGYTPAALRNFCERIGVTRSDSMVDVSMLEFSVRDDLDKNAPRAMCVLRPLKVTLTNYPEEKTEEMVASCHPNRDDLGERLLPFTRTLYIEQDDFREEANKKYKRLVLGKRVRLRNAYVIEADLAIRDEQGNITEIVAHIIEDSLGKDPADGIKPKGVIHWVSATRNLNCEVRLYDRLFTDEAPDAGGKNFLDSINPNSLEILHNCKAEISLAKATLEDHFQFEREGYFCLDSKYHSPDKPVFNRTIGLRDSWAKMDDQE
- the cysS gene encoding cysteine--tRNA ligase; the encoded protein is MTLHLYNTLTRQKEAFKPIKPGKISMYVCGVTVYDFCHVGHARVLVTFDVVTRFLRSQGWDVTYVRNITDIDDKIIRRAQENGEAYTDLTSRFIDYMHEDEARLGILPPDIEPRATAYIDEIIAMVNTLVEKQFAYAAPNGDVYYRVKHFAEYGKLSNKNPDELLAGARIEVDEVKEDPRDFALWKAVKPGEAAWASPWGQGRPGWHIECSAMSKDCCGVTFDIHGGGPDLPFPHHENEIAQSEAANGCKYVNYWMHAGAVRVDGEKMSKSLGNFFTIRDVLEKYHPEVVRFLLISSHYRSPINYAEDNLIEARSGLERFYSALRDYADVAAAPLVDIEQSSYYQAFVASMNDDFNTRLALAGMYDLVRDLNNAKSNPAQARQLAAQLKAMGNVLGILQDNPAQFLQSAGHDAISAEAVEQLVAERIEAKRNKNYARADEIRKSLLEQGVVLEDSRDGGTQWRRE
- a CDS encoding rhodanese-like domain-containing protein — its product is MSAVADEVWIDVRTPEEHAAGHVDGTLLMPHDQIAALISEQVPDKNADIQLYCRSGRRADVARDILLQMGYTRVTNHGSLENALAITQQQKSDD
- a CDS encoding HlyC/CorC family transporter — its product is MDDVSLEFLFALLFGMLILSAFFSGSETGMMSINRYRLKHLTKKGDRAALRVAKLLHRPDRLIGLILIGNNLVNNIAVTISAVIAIRLYGDAGPYIASIILTFVMLVFSEVTPKTIAALYPERISFVSSWFLRPLSYLLHPAVLAVNLLSNAVVRLFGIDAKTHKHIEHLDPEELRTVVDEAGDLLPDQHQGMLLNVLDLEKSTVEDIMIPRNEVEGLDLELDVPELLQRIRTSEYTRLPVYEGDINKVVGILHLRNAARFIQGDDSTVTHEAIRRFASEPYFVPESTKLNTQLLNFQQQKCRMALVVDEYGEVQGIVTLEDLLEEIVGEFTTNSAEEESRDIVPQEDNWFLIDGGTFVRDINKTLDWELPLDGPKTLNGLAMEYLENIPDAEIGFEIGSYRFETAQLTDKMIAWLKVKRLS